One Cucumis melo cultivar AY chromosome 8, USDA_Cmelo_AY_1.0, whole genome shotgun sequence genomic window, AGTGGGAGACAGGAAGGAGAAAAAAGACGGCGGAGACTAAGAGAAGGCGGAGGGGGGCATGGTTCATGTGGCTGAGCAGTAGGCCATGAAAGAAGACTTGAGCTTCGCAAGTGTAAACtgagagaagagaagaaaaagagcGGGACGGGTGAGTCAAGTGGCTAATGGAGACGTCGTGACAGAGAGCGCATTATTGTTGCAGTTTTGACGCATATACTTTGGCTTTCCTATTGCGTGTGCCACTGCCACCGCCCCTCTCTTATTTTTCCCTTTCAATCTACACAATCGGGAACGGAAGAGAGAACGCAACTTGTCGGTCTTTCAAAAGAGTAACATTTAACCACCAAAACGAAACGaattactatttaaaactaTAATAACAAAAGTTATTACAGTAAATACtacttttttttcattttcattttcattttcattttagatAAAAAGGAATAATTATCatataacaaattaaaaaataaacttaagtattttttcttcaaaattcaaaaataaaatttaaaatgttaatttaTAAAATCTCAATTTCATGACCATAATAATAGATCATGGTGGGTGggttttattttgtttctaatCAATTTTTTGTTCTACATTTGTAAAATTATGAACACTATATTAAAAgtctatgtatatatatttagaaaGAATCTAGAAAATATTTCTTAAAATAGCATGAAAATCTGTTAGCTAAAACCGTGAGTTaacttaaaaatcaaaatcattgttgatttttttttcttttaatcgtTATATAGTCTGTATGTAATGCAAGTGtagtatttaaaaaatgttgcaCTTTGATTAAATAAATTGGCATGTAATAAATTTCAGCAGTTATACATTTCatattaaatgaaaaatattGGATTGTTGTATGATATTTTGCCCCAATCCTAAGAAATAGACAGACAAATACATTTCGAGTTGGAAAAAAAGAACGCATTATTgttaatattttagaaaatattgtGTTGTTACATGTTTTAAGAAAAACGAGATTCAAACACCATTTTAGTCCCATCACCCATGTACCTTTAAATGTCTAAATTTGGTTTATcttctttcaataaatcttaagATCTGTCTTCTATTGGTAGCTTAAAGTTGATTGGTCACTCATAATAATACAGCATCTTTGGTTAAGCTGTCTCTTCACAATGTTCTTTGGCATCATAATTCTTATGAAAGacttgagagagagagagagagaactaTCAAGAGAGAAATCAATTGGATTTGAAAGAATATgaaaaaagtatttaaaaaagaattaccatacatatatatatatatatatatatatatatatatatatatatatatatatatatatatatatttcacatCAGCTTCCTCGTTGGCCAAGATTTTgcacatctacttcaattatATTTAACAAGAAACTCCTTCTAAAGAAAAGGGAAGATTAATTATTTCGCCTATCACAATCTACCTTATAGATTCTCATACAGCTTTAGGTTGGATTTGCTCAAAATCAAAAACCTCAAACATGAGACGTCTCACATCAGGCTTTCCATAAACTACATACGAAAGTCCATGAAGAGCTTGCTGAACAGCCGTGGTGGCCGGGTTTCGAAGCCTCCGATTGTTCTCGTATGCATCTTGTACTTTTTCAGAATAGATGATAAGTTTATGAAGATATTTTTCCCTCAAATACCGTCCGCAAAATTTGTTCATGAGTAATCGCCGGTGCTTCTCCTGCAACCACTTTCCAGGAGCATCTAAATGTTTCATCAACAGTCTCTCGGCCATCACGATATCCTTGAACAAACACAATAGGACCGACCACCATAAGTTAGTTTCTTGATCCAAACATCAAGAATAGGATTTTGATAGAGATAAAGTAGTTCGTCCTCCCTAAgaaatttaagaaagagtcTTACCTGGATCTTTTGGCCGAGGTATTCTAATCGTTCATAGCAGAAACGAGGGTGCTCAAACTTGTGTTTTGATGGGTGCAAAAAACAAAGCTGCATTTGATTAAGAAATTGCCTGAGATTAGCTTGATCATGCCGTTCCATAAAATTTACATATAGCCTAAAAAGGTACTTAAAAGTTAAAACCATTATATCGAATCACTGATCAATATCAAGCAAGCAGAATTCAACATTACATGCAGTGGGCCCATTTGGTAATTGTTGGTTTTCaggtttttaaaattaaacctatAAACAATCATTTCACCTATAAATTCTTGCCTTTGTTTGGTTCAAAACACCAGACCAAGATTTGAAAACTAaagaaaaacttgtttttgttattGAAATATGGCTAGAATTGAAGTTGTACTTAGAAAGATACAAGTTATCGTAAGAAATTAGAAGAAAATAgagttaattttcaaaaactaaaaataaaaatcaaatagttaCCGATCGGAGCCTTAAAAATCCTCCTTCACACGTAAGATATAAAAAAGTTCAAGATCAGCCATGATGATAAACACATCCAAACGTACAAGCCAATAAAAATTGACATTGAGAATGTATAATAATACGATCTCACGTGGTTATGAATGAGAGAAGAAAAGTCGTGTGTCTGTGTGGGGTGGGCGATACCTGCAGTCCAAGTCCAAGTTCAATATTTCTCGCTTCTGTGATGTCAGGAATTTTATCAACAACAGGTAAAGGGTATCCTAGTGCTTGCATGACTTGAGGTCGGCTATCGTAATCCCATATATTACCCCGGAATCGATGCATGCCGGGTGGGACACAAGCTCGGAAGAGCCTAGGGTGTGCAAATAGAGCATCTTCTGGAGGCTGAAAAATGAGAGATCACAATTACAAGAGTGGATTCATTATTAAGAAGGATAAATAATAGAACAATAGTTTACTGTGCTgttaaaaaaaacatgaaacttACCTTATAGGAGATCATATCTTGCCAGCTGATCCTTTTGTCCTCAAATTCAACAGAAACATAATCTACATCTTCGAGTTGCCTGCGTAACCTTGGTTCACATTCCTCTGCATCTGGATCCATTCCGAATACCTCAAAAAGGACTCGGTACACTTCTGGCATTCCAAAACATAAATATATTGCCCCAAACAACGCCCAAAATACAGATCTGCTcgaagaaaattaattttaggcTCACATTGTTGAAATAGTATGCTGAACCAAACTATTTTAGAAAGAGAATGAGCAGGAGTTTTATTCCTAAGTCTAAGCTACTAATTTACCAATTAAGTGCAAGTAGGTCACCAGATATGCAACAGAAAGTAATACCATGATATGATGTAAAACCACACTCACAATTTATATCTAGCATTTTCTTCCCAACCCTTGCTGCTTTCAGGGCATTGGTAACAAGAATTAACAAAGAACACAAAATGAAAGGaaaacgaaaatgaaaaaaaaagttatatcaGGTACCCCATAGGCTAAACAGAAGTTAAATGAATTATGAAACAACACACGTTTCACTACGTAACCTATAGTACATCTTGCATCATACTAAAACATGAATTTGATGAATCATGCAAACAAAGATAGGACCTACAAACGAAGTACATTAGTAGAGTGGGTAAAGAAAACCCAATCTCCCAATTCCCTCAATACAATAGCAAGTCTCACCACATATTTGACATGTGACAAGTGGTATAAAAGCTACATTTGCCAAAAAGAGGCAAACGGAAAGCCATGTTGGTAAAAGTAATCATAGCAGCCTGGAAGCAAGTTTGTGAAGGATGGACAAATTATTATTGAAGCAGATTCATGAAGTGGACTACATAGTCTGCAGGTACTAGATTTGAGGAAAGAATGTCTGGTGCTAGGTTCACCAAAGTTCGGGTTCACAAAGAATTTACCCCATGGCACCAAACCACCTATATAAAATCTCTAAATCAAGGTTTTATGCCACATTCCCAGTGGAACAACTTCCTTAGCACTGTCTCTTAGCTGAGCTTTTGTAGTGTCATCTTCACAAAATGGGGACCATCTATATGACGAAGCTCATTGTCCACGAATGTGATATCTAAGCTACCTAACTTTAGAATGCCAGGAGCATGCCTTCAACGTTTACCTTAATCAAAAGCCAACTTCTTAATGTCTCTTCTGGCCCAGAAATCCGAGTTCCTAGTGAACCATGCATTACATAACCATCATATTGCACAATCAACTTCCATAAAGCATTTGGTACTTTTCAGTAAGATCATGATGATACCACATTCTGTGATTCTTCTAAAACTTAAAATGGGGTTAAACATATCAATGACATGGCTTTCCAGCAAAAAACATCTCTTAAAATTATCTTATTCACAGAATTATTTACAACGGgagaaaataactaaaaaaaattaaaagacaaTACCAAACTTACTTCACTGGTGGTTCCCGGTCCTTCCTAATCATTTTGTCCATATCATCATATGGGAATATCAAATTCTGTAAACTGGCAGCTTTGATCCACTTGGGAAGGTTCCTCTTCCCAATTAACGCAAAAACCCTCTCCCTCATTGGACCTGGCGATTCCCTTGGATACCTCAGAAGAAAATACTCAGCCAGCGCCAATTCGATTACATATTGACCCAAAAACAAGAGCCTTGAATGCCCCGATCTTATGTGCCGGGCCTTGGTCCTTTCGCATGAGGGGTGCTGAAAGGCCAAGTACAACAAGGTATCAAATTGTTTTGCAGGATTGTCATCTCCATAACTATCGGATGGATCAAGAGGATATCCAAGGGCTTGCTTAGCTTCCAGCAAGTACTCATCCATCCAAGTTTTATCAGCATTGTTAAGCCGTGAAGATGGTAAACAAGAACTCAGTAATGGGAATGACTTGAGAGTTAATTGAGGGCTATTAAGAAACCTTTCCGCTAATTTCTTATCATCTAATGGCGGTCTAAGAATAAACCTTCTTGGGGGTACCTTTTTCTTCGGAGAAGTAGCTCGTTTTCGCTCCGCTAGCTCTTTGAGCAGTCTCTGAGGATTGTTTTTGGGGAGTTCTTGTTGTGGGTCAACTGCAACTGCAAAAATACGTAAATTACCCGACGAGGAGTTGGGGAAAATGGGATGATTGGGGTGAATTTTAACGATAAACGGGGTTAAAGAAGATGAGAAAGAGTAATTAGGAGAAGGAGATGAGAGtttaacaaaagaagaagaaagttccATTGGTTGTGAATAGTGAAGATAATGCTGGGTGGTTTTAATCGAAACGCGAGGGGCCGAACATTAAGAACTTGGGTTACGAGGAACTGGACATTGGCGGTTTAAGGATGGGGAAATCCTGGCTAGGAAGATGAATAATTTGGCTTTTGATGCAGGGTTTTGGGAGGGGTTGGGACTTGGGAGTAGAAGACTGAAGAGGAATGGATAAGGTGAGGAGGCATGGCGGAAGAGCAATTACAAAATCGAGTGAGGGGGTTTGTCGTAATTTGCATaagattatattttttaaaaaacaaatactACAATTCCTTTGGGTTAAAATAAAATACCTCCACTAAGTTCCCatatactttttaaataaattttaaatttagtcaccTAAACCTTAATCtttatccaaaattaaataaataacaataattttctttaaataaaatgtaCATTTTAAAATTCTAGCAAAAAGTCGAtaaatgatatatttttttaattttttaataattatctATCAGTATgtactaaattaaattaaatttagtttaattattttcaataaatcttaGTAATTTTAAGATCcagataattaaaatatatctaAACATTTAAAAATGCAAAGATTAAAAATGAAACACTATAAAGCAAGCAACTTGCCGTGACATTGTTTTAAAACATCTATAATTTCAAAtgttataataaattttaataggACTTGACTTCAAAAggctaagttttttttttcgcCATAATGTTCGATTGTCCacctataattttttttgatatctttacaaaagaaaattattattataactcAAACGGGTAATTCTAACTTATTATTCAATATTCATTTTCAGTTCGAAGACTGTTTTAAATATTAGAAAGAATATGACTAGCATCATATCATGTATGAGTTTTCTTTGGTTTGCACGTTCTTGTAATTTTGTGTTTTCAATTTGTGCATCAACAGGGTGGAcgaattgattttttttcccttcacaTTAAAATCTGAACTTAGAAACATTTCTCTTAGTTCCCAGACTTCTAAAATTTGCCACTGattgttttattgttttctcAAATACAGAACCTTATCATAATTTCTTAAATTACTCTGATATTGTAATAAACACTGGTTTAAACcagtatttttttttcaattctgaAGAAAATGACTAATTCACCCCTAGCTCTCTCTCAATTCACATGAATCGTACCTTGAAATTCAAAAGTGATTATGTT contains:
- the LOC103484834 gene encoding ribonuclease III domain-containing protein RNC1, chloroplastic, whose amino-acid sequence is MELSSSFVKLSSPSPNYSFSSSLTPFIVKIHPNHPIFPNSSSGNLRIFAVAVDPQQELPKNNPQRLLKELAERKRATSPKKKVPPRRFILRPPLDDKKLAERFLNSPQLTLKSFPLLSSCLPSSRLNNADKTWMDEYLLEAKQALGYPLDPSDSYGDDNPAKQFDTLLYLAFQHPSCERTKARHIRSGHSRLLFLGQYVIELALAEYFLLRYPRESPGPMRERVFALIGKRNLPKWIKAASLQNLIFPYDDMDKMIRKDREPPVKSVFWALFGAIYLCFGMPEVYRVLFEVFGMDPDAEECEPRLRRQLEDVDYVSVEFEDKRISWQDMISYKPPEDALFAHPRLFRACVPPGMHRFRGNIWDYDSRPQVMQALGYPLPVVDKIPDITEARNIELGLGLQLCFLHPSKHKFEHPRFCYERLEYLGQKIQDIVMAERLLMKHLDAPGKWLQEKHRRLLMNKFCGRYLREKYLHKLIIYSEKVQDAYENNRRLRNPATTAVQQALHGLSYVVYGKPDVRRLMFEVFDFEQIQPKAV